The Streptomyces clavuligerus genome includes a region encoding these proteins:
- a CDS encoding J domain-containing protein: protein MSPAAGEPDLYTVLGVAGDATEAQILFAFRRRALVAHPDRGGDAETFRRLYRARATLVDPVRRAAYDRERAPRPAAGPGMGTGTGAGTEARTGAGARSGTGSGPPAPDPFAWESGPGPAAGPGPGATPGRSGGPWADAAAVPVAGPGFSWRRADRFGWWDPGVGQPPPKRRGRRRD from the coding sequence ATGAGCCCGGCCGCCGGTGAGCCGGACCTCTACACGGTGCTCGGTGTGGCGGGGGACGCCACGGAGGCCCAGATCCTGTTCGCCTTCCGGCGCCGGGCGCTCGTCGCGCACCCCGACCGGGGCGGCGACGCCGAGACCTTCCGGAGGCTGTACCGGGCCCGGGCGACGCTGGTGGACCCGGTCCGGCGCGCCGCGTACGACCGCGAGCGCGCTCCGCGACCCGCCGCCGGTCCGGGAATGGGAACGGGGACGGGAGCGGGGACGGAGGCAAGGACGGGAGCGGGCGCCCGTTCCGGAACCGGTTCCGGCCCCCCGGCGCCCGACCCGTTCGCCTGGGAGTCCGGGCCGGGCCCGGCGGCCGGTCCGGGGCCTGGGGCCACGCCGGGCCGGAGCGGCGGCCCCTGGGCGGACGCCGCTGCCGTCCCCGTTGCCGGGCCGGGGTTCTCCTGGCGGCGCGCCGACCGGTTCGGCTGGTGGGACCCCGGTGTCGGGCAGCCCCCGCCCAAGCGGCGCGGGCGCCGACGGGACTGA